From Triticum urartu cultivar G1812 chromosome 2, Tu2.1, whole genome shotgun sequence, a single genomic window includes:
- the LOC125535260 gene encoding pumilio homolog 3-like — MAPFGDGGGMGGGPFGDGGMGGGAFGGAGRAFGHGGEEDAGWGWDPLRSGSAPPTMDGALLGAEGVLGGGGGGMGGGGGDSFFSGAGGLGARLDEVSRRRGVIDQDHYGNSALLSKGVGGSQLNGTRGFDGQPFRASIVRGVGATPNHSTFDMGSTLAEHDAEFYGHQNHFMPDMGKINTFGRRDFDSTYLSDSDLSDTFSGLRLSNRASFDERSHEKELLDEMLMHRRYFNSNMADDSRLPSAGNAFHSPRSKHMDFRPTRRNCLRRQNGSIDAPNVPRMNHHHMDNVDQLSFAERLTLMQSGNLRGEANYLRDAATTNMINPLSSRNNTITDLDLVRNRRAYLEDQFARQCLQNESSYVPKSGLSYSGNRLYHDEPCFPSSRAQRLGSQFHPNLGSIPCHGDQQSRLFSVNRRPAGRNMGPQSNQDNAVEHCIDSIDRNSDETLELLDAVGHVMNVSVDQHGSRFIQQKLEEASAEDREKIFPEILANVIALTTDVFGNYVIQKFFEFATESQLKQLADKLNGHIKALSGQMYGCRVVQKVIEVVDMDTKIAIVYELMDSVLDCIGDQNGNHVIQKCIECVPEDRIPFVIEPILSQICKLCTHQYGCRVIQRVLEHCRKPATQSAVMNEIVQHAFSLTEDKYGNYVVQHVLQHGKPEERSSIIQKLTGQVVILSQQKYASNVIEKCLTYGTPEERDVLIREIFSCGQTFQTLMKDQFGNYVVQKVLQTCDDKHLEMILSSIKVHLNELKNYTYGKHIVARVEKLIITGENRVRLASKPCRCQQAAKCADADADSS, encoded by the exons ATGGCGCCGTTCGGGGACGGTGGCGGGATGGGGGGAGGCCCGTTCGGCGACGGCGGGATGGGCGGCGGCGCGTTCGGCGGCGCCGGGCGCGCGTTCGGGCACGGCGGGGAGGAGGACGCGGGGTGGGGATGGGACCCGCTGCGCAGCGGCAGCGCCCCGCCGACCATGGACGGCGCGCTGCTGGGGGCGGAGGGGGTTCttggcggaggaggaggcgggatgggcggcggcggcggggattCGTTCTTCTCCGGCGCCGGCGGGCTCGGCGCCAGGCTCGACGAGGTCAGCAGGCGCCGCGGGGTAATCGACCAG GACCATTATGGTAACTCTGCATTACTATCTAAAGGTGTCGGAGGCTCCCAGCTTAATGGTACCAGAGGGTTTGATGGGCAGCCATTTAGAGCAAGCATAGTTCGCGGTGTTGGCGCAACACCAAACCACTCCACATTTGATATGGGTTCAACATTGGCAgaacatgatgctgaattttatggCCATCAGAATCACTTCATGCCAGACATGGGAAAGATCAACACTTTTGGCAGAAGGGACTTTGATTCTACTTATCTCTCAGATTCTGATCTTTCAGATACTTTCTCTGGATTGAGGCTGTCTAATAGGGCATCATTTGATGAAAGAAGTCATGAGAAAGAGCTGCTGGATGAAATGCTTATGCATCGCAGATATTTCAACTCTAATATGGCTGATGATAGCCGGCTTCCTTCAGCTGGTAATGCTTTTCACTCACCTAGGTCCAAGCACATGGATTTTCGCCCGACACGTCGAAATTGTTTACGTAGGCAGAACGGTTCAATTGATGCCCCCAATGTCCCAAGGATGAATCACCATCACATGGATAATGTTGATCAACTGTCTTTTGCTGAAAGGCTAACTTTGATGCAGTCAGGCAATTTGCGTGGGGAGGCCAATTATCTCCGTGATGCAGCTACAACAAATATGATAAACCCCTTGAGCAGTAGAAACAACACCATTACAGACTTGGATTTGGTTAGGAATCGTAGGGCATACCTTGAGGATCAGTTTGCCCGGCAGTGTCTGCAGAATGAAAGTAGTTATGTACCAAAATCTGGTCTCTCTTATAGTGGTAACAGGCTCTATCATGATGAGCCTTGTTTCCCCTCTTCAAGGGCGCAGAGATTAGGGTCTCAGTTTCATCCTAATTTGGGGAGCATCCCATGTCATGGTGACCAGCAATCACGGCTCTTCTCTGTTAATAGAAGGCCAGCTGGTAGGAATATGGGCCCACAGAGCAATCAAGATAATGCTGTAGAACACTGCATAGATTCTATTGATAGAAACAGTGATGAGACCCTGGAGCTACTTGATGCAGTTGGCCATGTCATGAATGTCAG TGTGGATCAACATGGCAGTCGGTTTATTCAACAGAAACTAGAAGAAGCATCTGCTGAGGATAGGGAAAAGATCTTTCCAGAGATACTGGCCAATGTTATTGCTCTAACAACTGATGTGTTTGGTAATTATGTGATCCAGAAG TTCTTTGAGTTTGCTACGGAGAGCCAGCTGAAACAGTTAGCAGATAAACTCAATGGCCACATTAAGGCTCTAAGCGGTCAGATGTATGGTTGTAGAGTTGTTCAAAAG GTTATTGAGGTAGTTGATATGGACACAAAGATTGCTATAGTTTATGAGCTCATGGATTCTGTTCTGGATTGTATCGGTGATCAGAATGGCAACCATGTAATCCAGAAGTGCATTGAGTGTGTTCCTGAAGATCGCATTCCATTTGTTATAGAGCCTATACTATCACAAATTTGTAAGCTTTGCACTCACCAATATGGCTGTAGAGTTATTCAG AGAGTTTTGGAGCATTGCCGTAAACCGGCGACTCAAAGTGCTGTGATGAATGAAATTGTGCAGCATGCTTTTTCTTTGACTGAAGATAAATATGGGAACTACGTTGTTCAG CATGTCTTGCAACATGGGAAGCCAGAGGAGCGGTCGTCCATTATTCAGAAGCTCACAGGGCAAGTGGTTATCTTGAGCCAGCAGAAATATGCATCTAATGTCATTGAAAAGTGTTTGACCTACGGAACTCCTGAAGAGCGTGATGTCCTTATAAGGGAGATATTTTCTTGTGGTCAAACATTTCAG ACACTGATGAAGGATCAGTTTGGCAACTACGTCGTACAGAAAGTCCTTCAGACCTGTGATGACAAACACCTTGAGATGATCCTGTCAAGCATCAAGGTGCACTTGAACGAGCTGAAGAACTACACATATGGGAAGCATATCGTTGCACGGGTTGAGAAGTTAATTATCACAGGAG AGAACCGGGTGCGCCTGGCGTCGAAGCCCTGCCGATGTCAACAGGCGGCGAAGTGCGCTGACGCCGACGCTGATTCTTCTTAA